A genomic window from Herbiconiux aconitum includes:
- a CDS encoding response regulator, which translates to MSAIRVALVDDQPLFRAGIRQIVSSQPDLEFVGEAGDGATGVMMVEQTRPDVVLMDIRMPVLDGIEATRRILAPRTATARVVVLTTFALDTSTMRAIQAGASGFLLKDAQPEFLLASIRAVHAGNAVIAPAATRDLFEHFMEGAGTTPGAGIAEGGPRMPPSEVYRRLTAREREIFLLVASGLSNAEIAQAEFLSEATVKTHVSRILNKLELRDRVQLVLFAVTHGLLRPAAG; encoded by the coding sequence GTGAGCGCGATCCGCGTCGCTCTGGTCGACGATCAACCGTTGTTCCGTGCCGGCATCAGGCAGATCGTCTCGTCACAACCCGACCTGGAGTTCGTGGGCGAGGCGGGTGACGGCGCCACGGGCGTCATGATGGTCGAGCAGACCCGCCCCGACGTGGTGCTGATGGACATACGGATGCCGGTGCTCGACGGCATCGAGGCCACCCGACGCATCCTGGCCCCCCGCACCGCGACCGCCCGCGTCGTGGTGCTGACCACCTTCGCCCTCGACACCTCCACGATGCGAGCGATCCAGGCGGGTGCGAGCGGTTTCCTGCTGAAAGACGCCCAGCCCGAGTTCTTGCTGGCGTCGATTCGCGCGGTGCACGCCGGAAACGCGGTCATAGCCCCCGCAGCGACCCGCGATCTCTTCGAGCACTTCATGGAGGGCGCCGGCACGACCCCTGGTGCGGGCATCGCCGAGGGCGGTCCGCGCATGCCCCCGTCGGAGGTCTACCGGCGCCTGACGGCCCGGGAACGGGAGATCTTCCTGCTCGTCGCGAGCGGGTTGTCGAACGCCGAGATCGCGCAGGCAGAATTCCTCAGTGAGGCGACGGTCAAGACGCACGTCAGCCGCATCCTGAACAAGCTCGAACTCCGCGACCGCGTGCAGCTGGTGCTCTTCGCGGTGACGCACGGTCTGCTCCGCCCGGCCGCCGGATAG
- a CDS encoding sensor histidine kinase, with the protein MFRPLKPYQLGFDVGLAVLCVGVRVPLGSPDVALAVVIIGMGLALALRRVSPALALGTAWVFAIVQMAASLQPDVANLAILPVLYSTARYGGRVLKWVGLASAVLGALSASLYVTLGTYFAGMLGTVESPAPMSVVVTFFAYLFAAIAALVLSWTLGLLAKTWSTARESRMLQVMAEHKVAVEQQRNRIARDMHDVVAHSLAVVIAQADGARYAMAADPGAAESALTTISTTARSALADVRVLLGELRHDEPTAPQPALADLGRLYEQIGASGLPVEVVETGAPAALPAGSQLAVYRIVQEALTNAMRHGEPGSGATVRLAWRPEALDLRVSSRLPAHAVRAVGPGHGIAGMRERAALVGGAFSASQQAGQFVVAATIPVSDTTAQPA; encoded by the coding sequence ATGTTCCGCCCTCTGAAGCCCTACCAGCTCGGCTTCGACGTCGGTCTCGCTGTGCTCTGCGTGGGGGTGCGAGTGCCTCTCGGCTCACCTGACGTCGCTCTGGCCGTCGTGATCATCGGGATGGGTCTCGCGCTTGCACTGCGGCGGGTGAGCCCCGCCCTGGCCCTCGGAACGGCCTGGGTCTTCGCGATCGTTCAGATGGCCGCCTCATTGCAGCCGGATGTCGCGAACCTCGCGATCCTCCCGGTTCTCTACTCCACCGCCCGCTACGGAGGGCGCGTTCTCAAATGGGTCGGGTTGGCATCGGCCGTCCTGGGCGCTCTCTCTGCATCGCTCTATGTCACGCTCGGCACCTATTTTGCGGGCATGCTCGGCACGGTCGAATCACCCGCTCCGATGAGCGTGGTGGTGACCTTCTTCGCCTATCTGTTCGCCGCGATCGCGGCCCTGGTGCTCAGTTGGACGCTGGGATTGCTCGCCAAGACCTGGAGCACCGCGCGGGAGAGCCGGATGCTGCAGGTCATGGCCGAACACAAGGTCGCCGTCGAGCAGCAGCGCAACCGGATCGCTCGCGACATGCACGACGTCGTCGCCCACTCCCTGGCCGTCGTGATCGCCCAGGCCGACGGCGCGCGATACGCGATGGCGGCGGATCCCGGTGCCGCCGAATCCGCACTCACCACCATCTCCACGACGGCGCGGAGCGCTCTGGCCGATGTGCGCGTGCTGCTCGGCGAGCTCCGGCACGACGAGCCGACCGCACCGCAGCCGGCACTCGCCGATCTGGGGCGGCTCTATGAGCAGATCGGCGCGTCCGGTCTGCCGGTCGAGGTGGTCGAGACGGGAGCGCCCGCTGCGCTGCCGGCGGGCAGCCAGCTCGCCGTCTACCGGATCGTGCAGGAGGCCCTCACCAACGCGATGCGGCACGGTGAGCCGGGGTCAGGCGCCACGGTGCGTCTCGCCTGGCGCCCGGAGGCGCTCGACCTCCGCGTCTCGAGCCGGCTGCCCGCCCACGCCGTGCGAGCCGTCGGCCCCGGGCACGGCATCGCCGGCATGCGAGAGCGCGCCGCACTGGTGGGCGGCGCTTTCAGCGCGTCGCAGCAGGCAGGCCAGTTCGTGGTGGCCGCGACGATTCCCGTTTCCGACACGACGGCGCAGCCCGCGTGA
- a CDS encoding ABC transporter ATP-binding protein, with the protein MEISPGDIGLVARVTQLSKSYGSGSTTVTALDDVSVGIRRGQFTAIMGPSGSGKSTLMHIMAGLDASTSGRVWIGDTEITSLGDTELTKLRRRRVGFVFQSFNLVPTLDVEGNILLPFELDGRAPTAEERAWIDHVIDTLGLRPRLRHRPHELSGGQQQRVAIVRALGSRPDLVFADEPTGNLDSRTGREVLTLLASAASTYGQSIAMVTHDPVAASFADRIVFLADGRIVEDRGRSTAAEISQFMLGMEGVL; encoded by the coding sequence ATGGAAATCAGCCCAGGAGACATCGGCCTCGTTGCGAGGGTCACTCAGCTCAGCAAGTCGTACGGCAGCGGATCGACGACGGTCACGGCGCTCGACGATGTGTCGGTCGGAATCCGCCGAGGGCAATTCACGGCGATCATGGGGCCGAGCGGCTCCGGAAAGTCGACGTTGATGCACATCATGGCCGGTCTGGATGCCTCGACGTCCGGCCGGGTCTGGATCGGCGACACCGAGATCACGTCGCTCGGCGACACCGAACTCACCAAACTCCGTCGACGACGGGTGGGCTTCGTGTTCCAGTCGTTCAATCTCGTTCCGACGCTCGACGTCGAAGGAAACATCCTGCTGCCGTTCGAACTCGACGGTCGCGCACCCACCGCCGAGGAGAGGGCGTGGATCGATCACGTCATCGACACGCTCGGGCTGCGTCCGCGGCTCCGCCACCGCCCCCATGAGCTCTCCGGTGGGCAACAGCAGCGCGTGGCCATCGTGCGAGCACTCGGCTCGCGGCCCGATCTCGTCTTCGCCGATGAACCGACCGGCAACCTCGACTCACGCACGGGCCGCGAGGTGCTGACATTGCTGGCGTCGGCAGCCTCCACCTACGGTCAGAGCATCGCAATGGTCACTCACGATCCCGTGGCGGCGAGCTTCGCCGACCGCATCGTCTTTCTCGCCGACGGTCGCATCGTCGAAGACCGCGGCCGATCGACGGCAGCCGAGATCAGCCAGTTCATGCTCGGCATGGAGGGCGTGCTGTGA
- a CDS encoding ATP-binding cassette domain-containing protein, translating to MTSTAIDVRGLRKSYRDKVVLDGVDLRVMAGSVTALLGPNGAGKTTTVHILSTLVRPDGGTATVNGCDVVRDPDGVRAAIGLTGQFSAVDGLLTGEENLLLMARLRHLGARRSRSRVAELLEQFDLVDAARKPLATYSGGMKRRLDLAMTLVTSPSVIFLDEPTTGLDPRSRHTMWGIVRSLVADGTTVLLTTQHLDEADELADRIAVLDGGRVVAEGTPEELKRLVPGGHIRLRFADAAALASASALLGESGRDEAALILEVPFAEADGGRVGALRALLDRLDAAALEVDDLSVHTPDLDDVFFALTGEKDESTRVDTTGTAS from the coding sequence ATGACCAGCACGGCGATCGACGTTCGAGGTCTCCGGAAGTCCTACCGCGACAAGGTCGTGCTTGATGGCGTCGACCTCCGGGTGATGGCCGGCTCCGTCACCGCGCTGCTCGGCCCGAACGGCGCCGGCAAGACGACGACGGTGCACATCCTCTCCACTCTGGTGCGGCCCGACGGCGGCACCGCGACGGTGAACGGATGCGACGTGGTGCGCGACCCCGATGGCGTGCGCGCCGCGATCGGTCTCACCGGGCAGTTCTCGGCGGTCGACGGCCTGCTCACCGGCGAGGAGAACCTCCTGCTGATGGCCCGGTTGCGCCATCTCGGGGCAAGAAGATCACGATCCCGGGTGGCCGAGCTGCTCGAGCAGTTCGATCTCGTCGATGCGGCCCGCAAGCCCCTCGCCACCTATTCCGGCGGGATGAAGCGACGGCTCGATCTCGCGATGACCCTCGTCACCTCGCCGAGCGTGATCTTCCTCGACGAGCCCACCACAGGCCTCGATCCGCGAAGCCGCCACACCATGTGGGGGATCGTGCGCAGCCTCGTCGCCGACGGCACGACAGTGCTGCTCACGACCCAGCATCTCGACGAGGCCGATGAGCTCGCCGATCGCATCGCCGTTCTCGATGGTGGCCGCGTCGTCGCCGAGGGCACGCCCGAGGAACTCAAACGCCTCGTGCCCGGCGGTCACATCCGGCTCCGGTTCGCGGATGCTGCGGCGCTCGCTTCGGCGTCGGCCCTCCTCGGCGAATCCGGTCGCGACGAAGCGGCGCTCATTCTCGAGGTGCCCTTCGCCGAGGCCGACGGTGGCAGGGTCGGCGCGTTGCGCGCGCTGCTCGACCGCCTCGATGCGGCCGCCCTCGAAGTCGACGACCTCAGCGTCCATACCCCCGATCTCGATGACGTCTTCTTCGCCCTGACCGGTGAGAAGGACGAGTCGACTCGGGTCGACACGACAGGAACCGCATCATGA
- a CDS encoding ABC transporter permease — MREHTPSVLVATLSAAFGVSLLQVTGALATMISSARGLSESGMVAFLLALVGSVFIVIAVYVGAIVTANTFATIIAGRTRTIALMRLIGATASSQRRAVAREGLLVGVAGSVFGLVIGTAATFGLVRAAVAMDFVPDLAYDYLPPVIALPLVAVVLTTWLASWIGSRRVLDVSPIQATGGAQEVRHEVAAGRRGRNATAITLIAIGLGLLALGVAAGFATPLGVLPGLVGGILSFTGLVVGAQYFMPPALRLVGLGFGRGAAARLAAENALRYPERSSRTTIGLVIGVTLVTTFAVAAGSYQEILTQARLAQPEVYAGTDQLVTVTVGIFSALLGFSALIAAVGMVNNLSLSVLQRTRELGLLRALGFTNRQLRTMVVAESAQLTIAALLVGLALGTFYGWAGAQSLLGSMYGSPGLIVPVLPLWLIGTVVAAAALLTVVASITPTRRATKISPVVALAVD; from the coding sequence ATGCGCGAACACACGCCGAGCGTGCTCGTCGCCACCCTCAGCGCCGCGTTCGGCGTGTCACTCCTTCAGGTCACGGGGGCACTCGCCACCATGATCTCCTCGGCGCGCGGCCTGTCCGAGAGCGGGATGGTCGCCTTCCTCCTGGCGCTAGTCGGGAGCGTGTTCATCGTCATCGCCGTCTACGTGGGGGCCATCGTCACGGCCAACACCTTCGCCACGATCATCGCCGGGCGCACGCGCACGATCGCGCTGATGCGGCTGATCGGCGCCACCGCCTCGAGTCAGCGCCGAGCCGTGGCCCGCGAGGGGCTTCTCGTCGGCGTCGCCGGCAGCGTGTTCGGCCTCGTGATCGGCACCGCCGCGACCTTCGGGTTGGTGCGCGCCGCCGTGGCCATGGACTTCGTGCCCGACCTCGCCTACGACTACCTCCCGCCCGTCATCGCGCTCCCTCTCGTCGCCGTCGTTCTGACCACCTGGCTGGCATCGTGGATCGGGTCGAGGCGGGTTCTCGACGTGTCGCCGATTCAAGCCACCGGCGGCGCCCAGGAGGTGCGCCACGAAGTAGCGGCGGGTCGGCGCGGGCGCAACGCGACGGCGATCACCTTGATCGCGATCGGGTTGGGGCTGCTCGCTCTGGGCGTAGCAGCCGGCTTCGCCACGCCTCTCGGAGTTCTGCCGGGGCTCGTCGGCGGCATCCTCTCGTTCACTGGCCTGGTCGTGGGCGCACAGTACTTCATGCCTCCCGCACTGCGATTGGTCGGCCTGGGATTCGGGCGCGGAGCAGCGGCCAGGCTGGCCGCGGAGAACGCCTTGCGCTATCCAGAGCGCAGCTCGCGCACCACGATCGGGCTCGTCATCGGCGTGACGCTGGTGACGACGTTCGCCGTCGCGGCGGGCAGCTATCAAGAGATCCTCACGCAGGCGCGCTTGGCGCAGCCTGAGGTGTATGCCGGAACGGATCAGCTCGTCACGGTGACCGTCGGCATCTTCTCGGCCCTGCTCGGCTTCAGTGCGTTGATCGCCGCGGTCGGAATGGTGAACAACCTGTCGTTGAGCGTGCTGCAGCGCACGCGGGAGCTCGGCCTGCTGCGGGCTCTCGGGTTCACCAACCGCCAGTTGCGCACGATGGTGGTGGCCGAGAGCGCCCAACTCACGATCGCGGCCCTGCTCGTTGGGCTCGCCCTCGGTACCTTCTACGGGTGGGCGGGGGCGCAGTCGCTGCTCGGGTCGATGTACGGCAGTCCGGGGCTGATTGTTCCGGTGTTGCCGCTCTGGCTCATCGGGACGGTGGTTGCCGCCGCAGCGCTCCTGACGGTGGTGGCCTCGATCACGCCGACGCGGCGCGCGACCAAGATCTCCCCCGTCGTCGCCTTGGCCGTCGACTGA
- a CDS encoding ABC transporter permease, which produces MTTVAPRRSPRPPAGAAARRSHVVADAITMLRRNLLHMVRYPGLSVFTILGPVVILLLFVFVFGGTLGAGLPGVDPGAGRDAYVAYVMPGILAITIAGSAGGTATTVAMDMTEGITARFRTMAISRAAVMAGHVLGNTIQALIAVTLVLGVGLLIGFRPTAGLTEWIAAAGILAFIAFAISWIGVAMGMQARSVETASNLPVVLVFLPFLGSGFVPTDSMPAGLQGFAQFQPFTPFIETIRGLLLGTPLGWSPVLAIGWCAVLTIAGYVWSMTIYERKSVR; this is translated from the coding sequence ATGACGACTGTTGCCCCACGGAGATCTCCCCGTCCGCCCGCCGGAGCCGCCGCTCGTCGTTCGCACGTGGTCGCCGACGCGATCACGATGTTGCGCCGCAACCTGCTGCACATGGTGCGCTATCCCGGCTTGTCGGTCTTCACGATCCTCGGCCCGGTCGTGATCCTGTTGCTGTTCGTATTCGTGTTCGGGGGCACGCTCGGCGCGGGCCTGCCCGGCGTCGATCCGGGAGCCGGTCGCGACGCCTACGTCGCCTACGTCATGCCGGGCATCCTGGCGATCACGATCGCGGGCAGCGCCGGCGGCACGGCCACGACGGTCGCCATGGACATGACCGAAGGAATCACCGCGCGGTTCCGCACGATGGCGATCTCGCGAGCAGCAGTGATGGCGGGGCACGTGCTCGGCAACACCATCCAGGCGCTGATCGCCGTGACGCTCGTGCTGGGTGTGGGCCTTCTGATCGGATTCCGCCCGACAGCCGGACTCACAGAGTGGATCGCCGCGGCCGGCATCCTGGCGTTCATCGCGTTCGCGATCAGCTGGATCGGGGTCGCCATGGGCATGCAGGCGCGGTCGGTCGAGACGGCGAGCAACCTGCCTGTTGTGCTCGTCTTCCTGCCCTTCCTCGGCAGCGGATTCGTGCCGACCGACTCGATGCCGGCAGGGTTGCAGGGATTCGCGCAGTTCCAGCCGTTCACCCCGTTCATCGAGACCATCCGCGGGCTGCTGCTCGGCACGCCGCTCGGCTGGAGCCCCGTGCTCGCGATCGGGTGGTGCGCGGTGCTCACCATCGCCGGTTACGTCTGGTCGATGACGATCTACGAGCGCAAGTCGGTGCGCTGA